Part of the Rhizobium viscosum genome is shown below.
GAATATTGCGGGCGGGATCGCCGGGGATCAGTCGCACCAGAATGAAGGTAATGACGCTGATGCCGAAGATGACTGGCAGAAACTGAAGCGGCCGGGTCAGTATGAACTTATAGCGATGCATGGTGGCGCCTGCCCCCTCGTCTTCGCCAGGTTCCGATCACCTTCCTCTGCATCAGCTTGCCTTATGTCGCGATAAGAAATCAATCAGCGCGGGATAATAGTCATGCGGGTTTTCGTAGAACGGCATGTGGCTGGCGTTTGCGAAAACCTTGAGTTCGGCATTCGGCAACGCAAGCTTCATGCGCAGCGCGCAGGCCGGCGTCAACTCGTCATGTTCGCCCGTCGTAATCAATACCGGCGCCTTCACCCGCGGCAGGTCGGGAACACGGTTCCAGTCCTTCAGATTGCCGATATAGAGAAATTCGTTCGGCCCCTGCATGGTCTCATAGGGACCCATGTTCCAGTCATCCAATGAGCGGCGCACCGGCGCCGGCCAATCCGGCAGGCGGCAGACGTGGCGATAGTTCAGGATGGTCACGGCCGCGAGATATTCGGGATGATTGTAGGTTCCCTGCGCCTCATGCTTCTGCATCATCGCCACCGTCTCAGGCCCGAGGGCGGCCCGGAGCCGCTCCAGCTCCAAGATCAGATGCGGCATGTCGGCGACGGTATCTTCGAGGATCAGCGTCTGCAGGTTTTCCGGATAGGTCAGTGCATAGTCGATCGCGAGCCAGCCGCCCCAGGAGTGGCCGAGCATATGGACTTTACCGAGACCCAGCGCCTTTCGTACCGTCTCGGTTTCTTCGACATAGCGGCCGATGGTCCAGAGCGATGCGTCGGTCGGCCGGTCGGAGGCGCCGGTACCGAGCTGGTCGAAGGCGACAACGCGGTAACCCTTGTCGACGAGACAGGAATGAGCCTCGCGCAGATAGTCGCAGGGCAGGCCTGGGCCGCCATTCAGGCAGAAAACAGTGTCGCTGCCGGTTCCGAAGCTGTAGGCAATCACCTTGTAGCCGTCGACTTCGATCTCATGTCGCGCCTCAGGCTCGATTTCACGCCACATTCACCGCTCCGGCAGAAGATTTCGCTTGCTCAATAATTGGGC
Proteins encoded:
- a CDS encoding proline iminopeptidase-family hydrolase yields the protein MWREIEPEARHEIEVDGYKVIAYSFGTGSDTVFCLNGGPGLPCDYLREAHSCLVDKGYRVVAFDQLGTGASDRPTDASLWTIGRYVEETETVRKALGLGKVHMLGHSWGGWLAIDYALTYPENLQTLILEDTVADMPHLILELERLRAALGPETVAMMQKHEAQGTYNHPEYLAAVTILNYRHVCRLPDWPAPVRRSLDDWNMGPYETMQGPNEFLYIGNLKDWNRVPDLPRVKAPVLITTGEHDELTPACALRMKLALPNAELKVFANASHMPFYENPHDYYPALIDFLSRHKAS